The genomic region CCCCCCCTCGTTTTGGCTGATGAACCTACAGCAGCTTTAGATAAACAGTCCGGACGTGATGTGGTGGAAATTATGCAGCGCTTGGCTAAGGAACAAGGTACTGCTATTCTATTGGTTACCCATGATAATCGCATCCTCGATATAGCCGATCGTATTCTGGAAATGGAAGATGGTTTATTGACCCGTGACTCCTCCACCGTAACTTAATGAATGATCCTCCTTAACTTCTATTACCAAATCTACTGGCAATGATTTTGGAGATGATTTTATTAAGGGTTCGATAAATAATTCTGGATGTAATGATCGCCAAAAATACTTGACAAATTCTTCTATTTGTCCATCGTTCATACCTGAAAAACCCGCAGCAATCATTTTATGTTCTGCTTCTTTACGCCACTTTAAAGAAAATCTGTAATCAGTTGGTTTAAGTATTATTAAACTATCTATTTTTTGCCACAGAGGTACATAAGCTGCTAACTGCTGGTTCATATGACGGGCAAAAGCCTGATCTTCTGGGGTGATAATCGGTGCTGGTGCATTAGTAAATGTTTCCGGATCAATGGGTAACACTCCCACAAACCAACCTTCAAATAACACTATATCAACCCTATCTATTATTTCTGGGGTAGTGCGATCGCCCGCCCCAGAAAGAGCGGATTTATCAAAGCGGGGAACTGTCACAGGGAATTTGTCCTGGAGAATCTGATCTAGTAGGCTTAAACCTAGGTGAATATCGTGGGTTCCTGGTGGACCTCTCCAAATCAATCGGGGATCCTGCTGTCTTAACTTCAGGCGATCGCTGTGAGTTTTATATAAATCATCCAATGATAGACTTAAACTAGAGTATCCCAAGTGTCGGAGAACCAGGTTGAGGATCTGGCACATTGTGGTTTTACCTGTGCCTTGGGGACCTAAAATCCCCTCAATCATAGCCCTCCCTAAACTTTTTCTGCTTGAGGCAATTTTTACCCCCAGGGGTAGCCATAAGTCCCATAATGCCTGTAACATGGTTTCGGTGGGTATTTGCAGGTTATTTTCGCACAGTTGCTTAAAATCCGGAAAAACACACCTAAGAAGAGATAATCTCTCTTCCACAACCTCAGGGGTAATGCCAAATAGCTTTGCCCCAGCTTCCCATGTCCTACCTCCTCTTGCTAAAACCTGCCAATCTACACTTTCACCTGCAAGCAAACTTGCCAGTGAGACCTGATTGAGCCAACTGTTGCTCATAACTGATACTCACAAACTTACTCAAAACAACTTTCTACCCTAGGAACCCAATTTGAAGGCCTCTAAAAACAGACTATATATTAAACCAATCTTGAGCCAATTGAGGGATTCGACCCAAATGGCTCGCTGAGAAAAAAACCCACGACTATAGAACAATCTGCTGGCAACTTCCGTCAGTAAAACCAAAACAGCGGCGGCCCATATATCGAGTTTAGCTTGTTGTCCTGCGGTGGTGGAAACTACTGATCCCAAAAAAAAACCAAATAGCCAACTAATTAACAACAGACATAATCGTCGCCAAGGATTAATAAACCATTGTGCCACATTTGTGGCAATGGTATCTAACAAATTGTTAAGACGAGTATTCTGCATATAGATTGGGGGATGAATGAAATGGGACAAGAATTAATTATCTAATGTCTAACTGCTATTCGCAAACTATTACTGAAAACTATGATTATCAAATCCCCAGGACATCTTAAATTTACAGTTATAACTTTTACATTAGCGATGCTAGGTCTATTGGGGGGATGTTTAGGACTGACTGTGTCCTTTGATTCCCAAACCTCCGACAGTATGTCGCAAGCGCCAGAGAAATCACCACTTTTGGAAAATGATACAGCTACACCAGCTCCCCAGTTGCAGCAGGTTGAACCTAAAACAATTAGAATTAGTGAGCGGACACTGGAAAAGAACAAATTTGGCAATTTACGCATCAGTAATAAGACATATCAACCAATTCGTTTAGCCTTGTTATTACGACATTCCCCATCCTCTCCTTCAGGAAAAAAAGGCATAATTCCTGCTCATTGGGACTTTGCTCCCCAGGAAGGTAGTCAGGGAGGTTTAATCTTGTCCTTACCAGAGGGTAGTTTAAAGTTGGAAAAAGGGGATATTTTGGTAGCTTTTGCTCAAGATGGCTCACGACGTTATTGGGGACCGTATATTGTGGGGGAAACCTCAGCTCCATTATGGGATCCCAAAACTGGAGAATGGCAATTAACACTTGTCCCTTAATTAACTGTTTTGCTCTAATATCTCAATTCATTTTTAGTTTGTACTTGCGGGTCGTGACTTTATGAGGCTGAAATCAATTAATTTATCTCCCATAAGATACTGGTTTCAAAACATGGGCGATAATTCCATATTGATAACAATTTTTACCCTAATCTGGTTATTAGGAATTAATTTTATTGCGTTTATATGGAACCTGGGAAGTGTGGGACTAATAGATGAAACTGAGCCGTTATTTGCTGAAGCATCTCGACAGATGTTGATCACCGGAGATTGGATCACACCTTTTTTCGATGGTCAAACACGGTTTGATAAGCCAGCTTTAATTTATTGGTTCCAGGCGATCGCCTATAAGATTATGGGTGTCAATGAATGGGCAGTACGCATACCCTCAGCCCTAGCTGCTATTAGTGTCACAGTTATGTCTTTTTATGTAGTAAAGTGGCACTTTACCGAAAAAGACAGATTAGACCAAACAACTAACCTTCCTCGTCGTTATTTCATAGCCACCCTGACATCGGGTATGATAGCTCTCAACCCAGAAATGATTGTTTGGGGAAGGGTGGGGGTTTCAGATATGCTACTCACTGGTGGTATTGCTTGTTCTTTACTCAGTTTTTTTGTGGGTTATGCCCAGAATTCTCCCCCCTCCCGCTGGCCTAATCCATGGTATGTGACCAGTTATGTTTTGATGGGTGCAGCGGTTCTCACCAAAGGACCTGTGGGTATAGTTCTCCCCGGATTGATTCTCATTGCCTTTGCTTTATATCTAGGCAAGTTTAAACAACTATGGCAAGAATCTCAACCAGTCCTTGGCATATTCATTGTTATGATTATTAATGCCCCTTGGTATGTTTTAGTAACTTGGCGCAATGGATGGAACTTCATTAATACCTTTTTTGGCTATCACAACATAGAACGTTTCACAGAAGTGGTGAACGGTCATTCAGCTCCTTGGTATTTTTATTTCCTGGTGGTGTTATTTGGTTTTCTACCTTACTCTGTATTTCTCCCAGCAGCTTTAATCAAATTCATGGGGTGGAAATTTTGGCAGAACTCCTGGCGCTCCCATATCATATCACAAGAACGTTCTCAACACTTGGGTTTGTTTGCCTGTTTTTGGTTCCTAGGTGTATTTATCTTCTTCACCATTGCTACCACAAAACTTCCTAGTTATGTATTACCCCTTATGCCAGCTGCAGGTATTCTTATAGGTTTGTTTAGTAGTGATTTATTTACTCATAAACCAACTGATAAATCTTTTCGTCTCAGCAGTTGGGCAAATGTTGCCTTTCTATTAACCATTGCGATCGCTCTACTTCATGTTTTACAACTTTTGGGTACAGATTCAGCTGCTCCTGAATTTTATCAACAACTACAACATTCAGGTTTAACTAACCTAGGGGGGTGGATTTGGTTGACCGCAGCCATTGTAGTTGCCTGTTTAAACTTAATTCGTAGTTATAGAATAGTTCTTGCTACCAATATTCTGGCATTTGTAAT from Cylindrospermopsis curvispora GIHE-G1 harbors:
- a CDS encoding DUF565 domain-containing protein; this translates as MQNTRLNNLLDTIATNVAQWFINPWRRLCLLLISWLFGFFLGSVVSTTAGQQAKLDIWAAAVLVLLTEVASRLFYSRGFFSQRAIWVESLNWLKIGLIYSLFLEAFKLGS
- a CDS encoding glycerate kinase, with amino-acid sequence MSNSWLNQVSLASLLAGESVDWQVLARGGRTWEAGAKLFGITPEVVEERLSLLRCVFPDFKQLCENNLQIPTETMLQALWDLWLPLGVKIASSRKSLGRAMIEGILGPQGTGKTTMCQILNLVLRHLGYSSLSLSLDDLYKTHSDRLKLRQQDPRLIWRGPPGTHDIHLGLSLLDQILQDKFPVTVPRFDKSALSGAGDRTTPEIIDRVDIVLFEGWFVGVLPIDPETFTNAPAPIITPEDQAFARHMNQQLAAYVPLWQKIDSLIILKPTDYRFSLKWRKEAEHKMIAAGFSGMNDGQIEEFVKYFWRSLHPELFIEPLIKSSPKSLPVDLVIEVKEDHSLSYGGGVTGQ
- a CDS encoding ArnT family glycosyltransferase; protein product: MRLKSINLSPIRYWFQNMGDNSILITIFTLIWLLGINFIAFIWNLGSVGLIDETEPLFAEASRQMLITGDWITPFFDGQTRFDKPALIYWFQAIAYKIMGVNEWAVRIPSALAAISVTVMSFYVVKWHFTEKDRLDQTTNLPRRYFIATLTSGMIALNPEMIVWGRVGVSDMLLTGGIACSLLSFFVGYAQNSPPSRWPNPWYVTSYVLMGAAVLTKGPVGIVLPGLILIAFALYLGKFKQLWQESQPVLGIFIVMIINAPWYVLVTWRNGWNFINTFFGYHNIERFTEVVNGHSAPWYFYFLVVLFGFLPYSVFLPAALIKFMGWKFWQNSWRSHIISQERSQHLGLFACFWFLGVFIFFTIATTKLPSYVLPLMPAAGILIGLFSSDLFTHKPTDKSFRLSSWANVAFLLTIAIALLHVLQLLGTDSAAPEFYQQLQHSGLTNLGGWIWLTAAIVVACLNLIRSYRIVLATNILAFVIFLALVLMPALFMMDEERQAPLRHLSALAVSEIKPHEELVMVGFQKPTVSFYSRKAVTYLEDAQEALDYIRTQVTTKNSHSLLLLLEQQEFMTMSLPMENYKPIGKKGAYHLIRVPLPPIKKSHSLSKA